One Calliopsis andreniformis isolate RMS-2024a chromosome 9, iyCalAndr_principal, whole genome shotgun sequence genomic window carries:
- the LOC143183732 gene encoding uncharacterized protein LOC143183732 → MRMPQIMVEAFAKGLIDKIMVEAFNVMDTNSEKLQMLENRGESADIQSQPTIMHNRSYIEPDEMELIEKMVHELRNLQIGDSTSVPSPLSNLETQVKQAVSNIGSVSIADPTKSPGLHIPQGQGDVHQILHDAVIETPIEVTCSRKEKEANDSNEATKISISLLHRLIEELETKAEESISEKEDKSTFIGKERIAAWEETEEQFIRTIESVDDPDQNLADTYDTASRNKIYDLTTKESSSVVHSTPSAKNVSLEEIAIEDITPLPYSTQDEVSVLEISSERDAKRSCNESKLESQKKKTVLGRMRKLLRTVFGRRKN, encoded by the exons ATGAGAATGCCTCAAATAATGGTTGAGGCATTTGCAAAGGGCTTGATTGACAAAATAATGGTGGAAGCTTTCAATGTTATGGACACCAATAGTG AAAAATTGCAAATGCTGGAAAATCGCGGTGAGTCAGCTGACATTCAATCCCAACCAACGATAATGCATAATCGTTCATACATCGAGCCAGATGAAATGGAACTTATTGAGAAAATGGTACATGAATTACGTAACTTGCAAATTGGAGACTCAACTTCTGTTCCATCGCCTCTATCAAACCTAGAAACTCAA GTAAAACAAGCCGTATCTAATATCGGCAGTGTTTCAATCGCAGACCCGACAAAATCTCCAGGATTGCACATCCCTCAGGGTCAAGGCGACGTGCACCAAATATTGCACGATGCAGTTATCGAGACTCCGATCGAAGTGACGTGTTCTCGTAAGGAGAAGGAGGCTAACGATTCGAACGAGGCGACCAAAATATCCATCAGCCTGTTGCACCGACTCATAGAAGAACTGGAAACGAAAGCTGAGGAGTCCATCTCCGAGAAAGAAGACAAGTCCACTTTCATTGGCAAAGAGAGGATCGCTgcttgggaagagacagaggagcaaTTCATAAGAACCATCGAAAGCGTCGATGATCCTGACCAAAATCTCGCCGACACGTACGACACCGCCTCTAGGAATAAAATCTACGATCTGACGACCAAGGAATCATCATCAGTCGTTCACTCAACGCCTTCCGCCAAGAACGTCAGCTTAGAAGAAATAGCGATCGAAGATATCACGCCGTTGCCCTATTCCACGCAAGACGAGGTCTCTGTGCTAGAGATCTCTTCCGAGAGAGACGCGAAGAGATCCTGCAACGAGTCGAAGTtggaaagccagaagaagaaaactgTGTTGGGTAGAATGCGGAAACTGTTGCGCACCGTGTTTGGCCGTCGAAAGAACTGA
- the LOC143183331 gene encoding uncharacterized protein LOC143183331: MEEDIEVTIIDPLMNFPTSDVARSTKTLSTISECDSPTMTNSRAQNNFQGANKNSRNLESCLKCFPSSKQKGDSFGSSSPPLDIDLLLRYYACNSNMERSINEVLKKAEGKCFNYPNDPLNQVCKDRDRSPLIELRALCKIFESLELSSSEDSLLSTIRVRDTLTKIQSIIGRYSEKQLEQILAHDSSITICKHCGVISCSNPQSVPIEPQRSLPRTSYFLNTQIFSSNLSDHSSKMNREMDRMNKKQAAKRVQKSNNNSLTSRRCRNGKKDCGSSEVNSNFKREDKAFGNTSRRIESMIAERENERPKEHCTMQVATEEKSSEKNENKIHDDVKSFPVKLQNYVSDLQMIKLSPSKAGKIGRARTEEITNRNESTRQRNINSNFEILAETKNPANFASFLKSLRETCKGAAELSNDASRDRPNRSQETYNETTEKVVKDIVYTKSKLQLDDSKEDIYALSNTRQDIRNKQSQSLYTSNNVAPIIAMTCLAPSRLKSVDAKKKEFVSQFDKRTRVQSRYSNNKHGFVLHASRDGNPQLDLASRMFDELRYIDINGNKKDGRMPLGDCHDYTEFWKYIELGKNKKESNSVTCLMEEDSLENCTKAFDSRVQFDRSDTTTFSSSSAENMIREWIKSSHNDDDACNKACERSVTLKPLVGKLSVQHQTPATDEKCVYCSESSIYRQCDVPIDDIYEMRHSTLSNDEIKNQSTAEVLEESKHQTSRELSNKAMNVINSQKKIDNLTAKRFFSKQFFKSLKSIKSTKSTKSDASESKANFPNLSGSKLVDDPFKNVTRRITYNKSSFRAIDSDENSLNKVPSILLLYRKLLEDTKEMDWESFQKFIEDLHPNQKHIWRDICKGIKNEATRVASRGDGITEVCIEISSVPCKEAKNEEGTCNAEIVFEMDMALGDVERFLNRKLASDEKGQLDTLKRANEVIEDQNDDVCGIEGGFDQAD, translated from the coding sequence ATGGAGGAAGACATCGAGGTAACAATCATTGATCCTCTCATGAATTTTCCAACTTCTGATGTTGCACGTTCCACAAAAACTTTGAGTACAATTAGTGAATGCGACAGTCCGACGATGACCAATTCTCGCGCACAGAATAATTTCCAAGGGGCTAATAAAAATTCCAGAAACTTGGAATCGTGTCTTAAGTGTTTCCCATCTTCCAAGCAAAAAGGGGATTCGTTCGGAAGCTCGAGTCCACCATTAGACATTGATTTACTTTTGAGGTACTACGCGTGCAATTCTAACATGGAAAGATCGATCAACGAGGTGCTTAAAAAGGCGGAGGGAAAGTGTTTCAATTATCCAAACGACCCTCTTAATCAGGTATGCAAAGATAGAGATCGAAGCCCTTTAATTGAACTGCGTGCATTATGCAAAATTTTTGAGTCACTCGAGCTATCGTCTTCAGAAGATTCTCTGCTATCCACGATTCGGGTTCGCGATACTTTAACCAAGATACAATCGATAATAGGACGCTACAGCGAGAAACAATTGGAGCAGATCCTAGCACACGATTCCTCTATCACAATATGCAAACACTGTGGCGTGATTAGCTGTTCAAATCCTCAAAGTGTTCCCATTGAGCCTCAAAGATCGTTGCCCAGAACTTCTTACTTTTTGAACACGCAGATATTTTCGAGCAATCTCAGCGATCATAGCTCCAAAATGAACAGAGAGATGGATAGAATGAATAAGAAACAAGCAGCGAAACGTGTGCAGAAAAGCAATAATAATTCATTGACTAGTAGACGGTGCAGGAATGGTAagaaggattgtggttcgagtgaAGTGAATTCTAATTTCAAACGAGAAGATAAAGCATTTGGAAATACTTCTCGTAGAATTGAGTCTATGATAGCTGAGCGCGAAAATGAGAGGCCTAAGGAACACTGCACGATGCAAGTTGCAACGGAGGAAAAATCTTCAGAGAAAAATGAGAATAAAATTCACGACGACGTAAAATCATTTCCTGTGAAGTTACAAAACTACGTCAGCGATTTGCAGATGATAAAATTATCACCATCTAAGGCAGGAAAAATTGGAAGAGCAAGAACTGAGGAAATTACGAATAGGAATGAATCAACACGACAAAGGAATATTAATTCTAATTTTGAGATTTTGGCTGAAACTAAAAATCCCGCTAATTTTGCATCCTTTTTAAAATCTCTGAGAGAGACTTGCAAAGGCGCAGCCGAATTAAGTAACGATGCATCGCGAGACAGACCAAATAGGAGTCAGGAAACCTATAATGAGACCACTGAAAAAGTCGTAAAAGATATTGTATATACAAAGTCAAAATTACAGCTAGACGATTCTAAAGAAGATATCTATGCACTCTCAAATACCAGACAAGACATCAGAAATAAGCAAAGCCAGTCTCTCTATACGTCGAACAATGTTGCGCCGATAATTGCAATGACATGTTTGGCACCCAGCCGCCTTAAATCGGTAGACGCGAAGAAAAAAGAATTCGTTTCGCAATTTGATAAAAGGACCCGCGTACAATCTAGATATTCTAACAATAAACATGGCTTCGTATTACACGCCAGTCGAGACGGCAATCCGCAATTAGACTTAGCATCTAGAATGTTCGATGAACTGAGATACATAGATATAAATGGCAATAAAAAAGATGGAAGAATGCCTCTTGGGGATTGCCACGATTACACAGAATTTTGGAAATACATAGAACTGGGTAAAAACAAAAAGGAATCTAATAGCGTGACCTGTTTAATGGAAGAAGATTCACTCGAAAACTGCACCAAGGCTTTCGATTCAAGAGTGCAATTTGATCGAAGCGACACCACAACCTTCAGTTCCTCGTCTGCGGAAAACATGATACGAGAATGGATAAAGAGTTCACACAATGACGATGACGCTTGTAACAAGGCCTGTGAAAGATCAGTTACTCTGAAGCCTCTTGTAGGCAAGCTGAGTGTTCAGCATCAGACTCCCGCGACTGACGAAAAATGCGTGTATTGTTCGGAATCCTCGATTTATAGGCAATGTGATGTACCAATTGACGATATATATGAAATGAGGCATTCAACATTGTCTAATGATGAAATAAAAAATCAGAGTACAGCGGAAGTTTTAGAAGAATCGAAGCATCAGACTAGTCGAGAGTTATCAAATAAAGCGATGAATGTAATAAACTCTCAAAAGAAGATCGACAATTTAACAGCTAAAAGATTCTTCAGTAAacaattcttcaaatctctgaagTCTATTAAATCTACGAAATCCACGAAGTCTGATGCGAGTGAGTCGAAAGCTAACTTTCCTAATTTGTCAGGATCTAAGTTAGTAGACGATCCTTTTAAAAATGTTACTCGACGAATTACCTATAATAAGTCGTCATTTAGAGCCATAGACAGCGATGAAAACAGCCTCAACAAAGTGCCAAGTATCTTGTTGCTCTATCGAAAACTCCTCGAAGACACGAAGGAAATGGATTGGGAGAGCTTTCAAAAATTCATCGAGGATCTTCATCCCAATCAGAAACACATCTGGCGCGATATTTGCAAAGGAATTAAGAATGAAGCGACTAGAGTAGCCAGCAGGGGCGATGGCATCACGGAAGTGTGTATAGAAATCAGCTCCGTTCCCTGCAAAGAGGCGAAGAACGAGGAAGGAACGTGCAACGCTGAGATCGTGTTCGAGATGGACATGGCGCTTGGGGACGTCGAGAGGTTTCTGAACAGGAAGCTGGCCTCTGATGAGAAAGGACAGCTTGACACCCTTAAGAGAGCCAACGAAGTTATTGAAGATCAGAATGATGACGTCTGTGGCATTGAAGGGGGCTTCGACCAAGCTGACTAG
- the Mlc1 gene encoding myosin light chain alkali isoform X2, with protein sequence MADLSAKDVEKAEFAFSIYDADGSNVIDAVDLGNVLRALNLNPTNATIEKLGGTKKKGEKMMKLDEFLPIYSQCKKDKEQGCYEDFLECLKLYDKQENGMMLAAELSHTLLSLGERLSDAEVDVVLKECMDPEDDDGFIPYAPFLKKMMVLL encoded by the exons ATG GCAGACCTCAGTGCTAAGGACGTCGAAA AGGCAGAATTCGCCTTCTCCATTTACGATGCTGATGGCAGCAATGTCATCGATGCCGTCGACCTTGGTAATGTACTTCGAGCCCTCAATCTGAATCCCACAAACGCCACCATAGAAAAATTGGGCGGCACGAAGAAGAAGGGCGAGAAGATGATGAAACTCGACGAGTTCTTGCCGATTTACAGTCAGTGCAAAAAGGACAAGGAACAGGGATGCTATGAGGACTTCCTCGAGTGTTTGAAGCTGTACGACAAACAGGAAAACGGAATGATGTTGGCCGCTGAACTTTCTCACACACTGCTCTCCCTTG GTGAGCGCCTCAGCGACGCGGAAGTAGATGTCGTGTTGAAAGAATGCATGGACCCAGAAGACGACGACGGCTTCATCCCCTATGCCC CATTCTTGAAGAAGATGATGGTGTTATTGTAA
- the Mlc1 gene encoding myosin light chain alkali isoform X1, with protein MADLSAKDVEKAEFAFSIYDADGSNVIDAVDLGNVLRALNLNPTNATIEKLGGTKKKGEKMMKLDEFLPIYSQCKKDKEQGCYEDFLECLKLYDKQENGMMLAAELSHTLLSLGERLSDAEVDVVLKECMDPEDDDGFIPYAPFLQRLCDRAAAE; from the exons ATG GCAGACCTCAGTGCTAAGGACGTCGAAA AGGCAGAATTCGCCTTCTCCATTTACGATGCTGATGGCAGCAATGTCATCGATGCCGTCGACCTTGGTAATGTACTTCGAGCCCTCAATCTGAATCCCACAAACGCCACCATAGAAAAATTGGGCGGCACGAAGAAGAAGGGCGAGAAGATGATGAAACTCGACGAGTTCTTGCCGATTTACAGTCAGTGCAAAAAGGACAAGGAACAGGGATGCTATGAGGACTTCCTCGAGTGTTTGAAGCTGTACGACAAACAGGAAAACGGAATGATGTTGGCCGCTGAACTTTCTCACACACTGCTCTCCCTTG GTGAGCGCCTCAGCGACGCGGAAGTAGATGTCGTGTTGAAAGAATGCATGGACCCAGAAGACGACGACGGCTTCATCCCCTATGCCC CGTTCCTTCAAAGACTGTGCGACAGAGCGGCGGCCGAATGA